Genomic DNA from Kluyveromyces lactis strain NRRL Y-1140 chromosome C complete sequence:
ATCACTTGTCAACTGTCCTATAGAATTGAGGTATACCGCATATCAAAAATATGGAAAACATTACCACGAGGTATATGTTAATAAAAAGGTACTCAACGAATCATTTTCACAGGATCCTGATTGCTATATATCCAAACGATCACATGGTTATGGTGATTCTAAAGTCGGTAAGGTGCACGTAACCTCTGACCGGTCTGACGTACGACAGACAAGAATTGGTTGGGAGATTGTTTCGGATGCGGAGCTCGACTTCTGTAAAGACTACAAGGATAAATTTCTATCTTTACAAGATCAAGTAGAAACTTTAAGAATCGAAAGGAAAGGGTATCCTTGTTTTGATCTCCAGTTTATAGACAATATTGAGTGCTCAGCTGATTTATTGAGACGTATCTACTTCCACAAGACCTGGAAATTTACTCAAATTAAATCCtcagaattgaaaagtgGAGAATTTTCTCCTTCTAATATTAAAGATTGTTTCACCGCTAGACAACTAGATATCCCTATACTGAATCGCATTGATAAAGATGCTGTTGATGAATACGTGGATAAATCGATAATTAAATATCTTCGGATTTGCGATGAATCAAGATTTAATAACGATGGTCCAAAGtttttttcaaagacaTCAGGAAGTAATTTCATATTTGAGGCTACTTCGACTTTTGAGACCAGTTTGCTTGGAACAGATCCAATTATCATGAATGCATTTACTAGGCCGATATTTCCCTTGAATTTCAACTGTGTTGATCTCTCAAGCAACAAAATAATGGTTTGTCACTTACGCGAAATAAATTGCATTGTGGTTGCAAATGGCTCTGGACTAATGTTTCTTTATCGATTAACCGAGTGGCGTGGCATTTATGCTTTCAGATTTGAGAAGATTTTAAATATCCTTCGAATTCAGGATATATGTGACGATAGTGATGACGAAGAGAGATCGACGTTTTGTGAAACTAACAGAAGATTCACACAAAATAACTCAGACTTCCATCACACTTGCAACGAATGTAGACTTGTTATCAAGTACCCAATGGTTCAAAGTATGGATTACATACATATGCCCGAAACTAATGCGGTATTATTATATGTTTGTACCACAGCCTGTCTGGTAGTATACGAAATTTCCCCCAATGACTTCTCCAGATAAGTGCTGGCTATAGCATTGTGTATACAAGCTTTAATAGATGTAGTATCCACTctgaaacaaatgaaaGCATATGAGTATGCCTAACCATCTCATTATCCTTTCGAAAATTGTCGACCGGTGTTCACTTGAAGATTAAGGTTCTTATTGCTCCATCCGTGCACCGcacttttttgtttgtttttgtgCTGTTTACCCAGAAAAGCCAAAGCTTTCTCGAAGTATAAACAAACTAATCTCTTTTAATTATTTCAACCGTTAGGAGCTAAACATCAGCTGTAGGTACTGTGCTAAGTATATTGGTTAATTCATCATAAGGTACATCAATACTCTTACAGTGTGTGGATACTTTTGCTGCAACGATACCATCTAAACTTAAAGGCAGCTCCCTTTCCTTAGCCTCAATACACTTTCTTATTTGATGCTTGGATCTGATGGAGTTGTACGACTTAACCAGTCGTCATTTCCTACAGCAGAAAGCCAACATGAGTATAGTCGATATCAAGATGCTAAAACAGGATTAGAAGAACCTACTCACTCGAACCCTTTGCATTTTGTTAGGCATTTCAATGGACGGAACACTACACATACCTCGAATCACACAGAAGATCAATCTCAATCAACAGTTTTCACAATGGTGAATAAACAATTCCAACCAAGCATGACAACAATGAATACCGTGGtcaaagaagataatgatatttcGAATTCAAATAGCAACCATGACAACAAATATAATAAACTGAACGAGGAGTCACTGATGAAAGACGACACTCACAGTCATACTTCtcaaaagttcaaagtACTGCAACAGAGTATGAAAGAGGAGCTATATAACAGTACAACCAAATCATCAAACAAACGAAATAGAAGGTTTATCACTTCCCGACTGTCCTCACTAGGACCTGCCAAACGTAACCTTTCTACAAGTTTCAATGTGGATTCCCCTAGTGAATCCAGGGTTGATAATAGTCAAATCAACAGTAGCATAATAAATGATACATCTAACATTTCCCAgcaagatattgaaaattcGCATACCTCTAATAGTTCTAATACAGGTTACAGGTACCATGACCATAACATTTTTCTAGAGACTCACAGACAACATTCAACACCCAGCCACGATGAGAACAAGGACCCTTCCGCCAATCTGCAACCTAACATCAACTATGAGAATATAGATTTTGGTGATCTCAACCCATACCAGTACCTAAAGAAGTATAATCTTCCCAGTGGTGAGCTTCCGTACATCTCGAAAGTATATTTTGAAAGGCAAAAGGAAGAGAATAGAAAAACCGTGTTGAGAAAGGCCACCTCTGGAACGCTGGCGTTAAAGAGGGAATTCACTCAATATAGGAGAACTCAAACAGCTCGGCAACCACGGAGAAAACACAACTTTGGCACAGATAAAACGTCGTTACAGGATCCGCTTTCTTCTCCATTGCAGAAAAATCAGCTGGTATTCCAGGAGGTAGATCGTGAACTAGCTAACAAACGCGAAGCGCTGAAACCATTAGATGTCAATAATCCATCTAGCAGTCAAGAAGCTAAGCGACCAAAGTACGAAAATGATCATGTACCCGAGGATTATCGACCTCCTTTTTTCTCCCATAGGAAGGCACCATCGCCACATGATTCGAAACCCTTTAAAAAGGTCGAGATAGTGGAACCTCCGAAATCCACTGTTGAAGTTATTCCTTTGAAGTCCGAGGGTTGCGATGTTTCATCAAAACTGAACAAGGGGGATAATTATCTGAACTATAATGGCTCCTTTGATACAAAGAAGAGAACCTCGTATGCTGTTCCAACGATCACAGTGAACGGTACCGCATATGAAAAGGTGGAACTACTCGGCAAAGGTGGATCGGGTAAAGTTTACAAAGTGAAATCTTCTGATCACAAGGTATACGCGTTGAAACGCGTGTCTttcgatgaatttgatgagTCCAGTATTGATGGCTTCAAAGGGGAAATAGAGCTTCTAAAGAAACTAGAAAACAAGCAGCGAGTTGTTAAGTTAATTGACTATCATATGGGACAAGGTGTCTTATTTCTCCTAATGGAATGTGGTGAACATGATCTATCCCAAGTATTGACTCAGAGATCCAAAATACCATTTGATACGGAATTTGTCAGATATcactttcaagaaatgataaaatgTGTGAAGGTGGTTCACGATGCTGATATTGTCCATTCTGATTTGAAACCCGCaaattttgttttcgtCAAGGGAATGTTAAAGATAATTGATTTTGGGATTGCGAATGCGGTTCCCGATCACACTGTAAATATTTATCGAGACAACCAGATCGGAACTCCCAATTATATGGCTCCCGAGACTTTGGTTGCAATGAACTTCACAAGGAATGATGGTGAACAAGCCAAATGGAAAGTGGGTAAACCATCAGATGTTTGGTCCTGTGGATGTATCCTCTACCAAATGGTGTACGGAAAACCGCCTTATGGTACGTTCCAGGGAAACAATAGGTTATATGCGATCATGAATCCTGATGTTAAGATTCCTTATCCTGAAAAAGACTCTTTCGGTACAGTGATACCAAGAACTGTTATTGACACTATAAGATCAtgtttggaaagaaatcCCATATCTCGTGTTACAATTGACCAGCTATTAAGTGGTGCATTAATTAATCCTGTCACCGTAACAAAATTCTTCATACATgatttgataaaaaatGCAGTAAACTATGGTTGCGATCAAAAACATGTCAATAATGAGCGTGTGGAAGAATTATCTGAAGATGTTTGGAACAAACTAGCTGAATTTAAATTATAGATTAATCTATTGCACTGAGGGCAGTACTGGGATAAAGCACTTCTGACATGCCGTCTTTATGGCTTTTTTTCCTGCATTGAATAAAGAAGCAACATATGAATGCTGTGCTCCCATAAGAAGCCAGCAAATGAACCTATGGGTGCATTAATAAGTTTACCTACGTAATACAAATGTACTATTATATAAGAGTTTTAATCATTCATTTATCTTGGTCCAAACTTTGACATTGCAGCAGGACCTATTTCATGCCATTCTTGCTTCGATAACCACATGTGGTCTTTATCGGCCATAATGTTCGCTAAGACGGCACCACCAATGAACACCATATGCTTTCTTCTTGGTGGGTCCTCAATTCTGACCTTGAATTTATCCAAACGTGTGGGATCATTGCGTAGAACCCTTGTAAACCATAGTTGTTTTAGTTCTTTTTCCAACCTTGAAGGTAAACCTGGGTACATGGATGAACCACCAGACAAGACGATAGCTTTATAAAGTGATGTTCTGATATCCACATCTGCTGCTTGTATTGTGTTGAATAAAAGTTCACCCACACCTGGTTGTTCGACATCAACTAAACTTGGTTGGAATAAACACTCTGGTGCCTCGAATCTTTCCGGTCCAACCTTGATGACTCTCCCATCGGGTAATTCATAAGATTCCACTAGAGTAGTCGTCTCTCTTGCTAATTTTGTGTCCAAGTCTAGATCATAAGATACATAACAAAgcttttctttaatttgaCGAACAGTTTCGAAATCGGCAGTTCTGTTGAATGCATAACCGCGGCGAGACAAAAGGTCAATTAAGTGTCTGGTTACATCTCTCCCAGCAACGTCTAACCTTCTTgtcaaatgattcaaaacaACGGATTCATAAACAGGAACAATGTGAGTAACACCATCACCGGAATCAACAACGACACCCGACGACAAACCTTGAGCATATAGAGCTAGAACGGCTTGAATTGCAACGTATGTGCCACCAAAATCATACTTCTCGAACATAACTTCACACATTTGTTCTCTGTTTTTAATGGGGTTCATTGGTGGTTCGGTAAGTAGTACCTTACCGCCGGATGTAGTTGGCAATTTCATCTGCTCAAAGAAAGCATAATCCCATAGTAATTCCATATCTGCCCAGTTTCTGATGATACCATTTTCCATTGGGTACGAAATCTGTAAATATGAACGAACTTCACTTGCTTCATCACCAATCATGATATCTTTCAATGGGGTAGAAGCATGACCTCTTTCTTCAGCTCTAAGAATCGGTCTACCTACGATGGATGGGAAGGTGTAATCTGGGAAGTTCTCACCAGCACGGCCAATTTTCACGAAACCAGTACCCTgatcaagaacaattggaGTATGTGGGTCCATTTTCGCTTTATTAATGGGTTGAAGATGCTCACAAATGTCCGTTTGATTTAATTACCCCAGTTCCACTATTAAATCTGATGAAATAAACCTTTATTTcctctctttctttaagAACATCTCCTATTTCCcaatgttgttgatgtcGTTTTTCACGTAAATCATGTGATCATGTTTGTCCATATAGAATTTATCCAGGAGGTATAAAGCTATTGGCACGTCACAAGATAGCCGCTAAATCGTTGGATTTACATGTAAAGCATGTTTTCATATGGTTCAAATGAATCTTATAGTTTGCTTGGATATGTGTTATATgatcttttttatttcattgat
This window encodes:
- the ARP2 gene encoding actin-related protein 2 (highly similar to uniprot|P32381 Saccharomyces cerevisiae YDL029W ARP2 Essential component of the Arp2/3 complex which is a highly conserved actin nucleation center required for the motility and integrity of actin patches involved in endocytosis and membrane growth and polarity), producing the protein MDPHTPIVLDQGTGFVKIGRAGENFPDYTFPSIVGRPILRAEERGHASTPLKDIMIGDEASEVRSYLQISYPMENGIIRNWADMELLWDYAFFEQMKLPTTSGGKVLLTEPPMNPIKNREQMCEVMFEKYDFGGTYVAIQAVLALYAQGLSSGVVVDSGDGVTHIVPVYESVVLNHLTRRLDVAGRDVTRHLIDLLSRRGYAFNRTADFETVRQIKEKLCYVSYDLDLDTKLARETTTLVESYELPDGRVIKVGPERFEAPECLFQPSLVDVEQPGVGELLFNTIQAADVDIRTSLYKAIVLSGGSSMYPGLPSRLEKELKQLWFTRVLRNDPTRLDKFKVRIEDPPRRKHMVFIGGAVLANIMADKDHMWLSKQEWHEIGPAAMSKFGPR
- the MPS1 gene encoding serine/threonine/tyrosine protein kinase MPS1 (similar to uniprot|P54199 Saccharomyces cerevisiae YDL028C MPS1 Dual-specificity kinase required for spindle pole body (SPB) duplication and spindle checkpoint function substrates include SPB proteins Spc42p Spc110p and Spc98p mitotic exit network protein Mob1p and checkpoint protein Mad1p); this translates as MLGSDGVVRLNQSSFPTAESQHEYSRYQDAKTGLEEPTHSNPLHFVRHFNGRNTTHTSNHTEDQSQSTVFTMVNKQFQPSMTTMNTVVKEDNDISNSNSNHDNKYNKLNEESLMKDDTHSHTSQKFKVLQQSMKEELYNSTTKSSNKRNRRFITSRLSSLGPAKRNLSTSFNVDSPSESRVDNSQINSSIINDTSNISQQDIENSHTSNSSNTGYRYHDHNIFLETHRQHSTPSHDENKDPSANLQPNINYENIDFGDLNPYQYLKKYNLPSGELPYISKVYFERQKEENRKTVLRKATSGTLALKREFTQYRRTQTARQPRRKHNFGTDKTSLQDPLSSPLQKNQLVFQEVDRELANKREALKPLDVNNPSSSQEAKRPKYENDHVPEDYRPPFFSHRKAPSPHDSKPFKKVEIVEPPKSTVEVIPLKSEGCDVSSKLNKGDNYLNYNGSFDTKKRTSYAVPTITVNGTAYEKVELLGKGGSGKVYKVKSSDHKVYALKRVSFDEFDESSIDGFKGEIELLKKLENKQRVVKLIDYHMGQGVLFLLMECGEHDLSQVLTQRSKIPFDTEFVRYHFQEMIKCVKVVHDADIVHSDLKPANFVFVKGMLKIIDFGIANAVPDHTVNIYRDNQIGTPNYMAPETLVAMNFTRNDGEQAKWKVGKPSDVWSCGCILYQMVYGKPPYGTFQGNNRLYAIMNPDVKIPYPEKDSFGTVIPRTVIDTIRSCLERNPISRVTIDQLLSGALINPVTVTKFFIHDLIKNAVNYGCDQKHVNNERVEELSEDVWNKLAEFKL